One region of Triticum aestivum cultivar Chinese Spring chromosome 6B, IWGSC CS RefSeq v2.1, whole genome shotgun sequence genomic DNA includes:
- the LOC123137035 gene encoding uncharacterized protein — translation MYEMFGQALYRSGRYDIEEVERGITYHVRHVEAEKREKWCREMHVVSVHDGCARYTCECGLFEHMGMLCCHAIKVLIHLGVRKIPRFHVMKRWTVDARDNSPLHLLHYQKDQGPPRLSSYRHTALHLTVLEFVHLGDSNVDAFDRAMDILIAGKAELTVLAAVKDGKSLVDQTQIGESANPTQRMGTSSSHPDDMCSQMFISTECGLSSVSGEAGSSMSLSTLLPSDRKKQKGRPTTVRDKPGYEVKDARSRFCTVCREKGHPAGVIFRKNLAKSLPAAIAV, via the exons ATGTACGAGATGTTTGGCCAGGCTTTGTATCGCTCTGGTAGGTATGATATTGAGGAAGTTGAGCGGGGCATCACCTACCACGTGCGACATGTTGAAGCTGAGAAGCGAGAGAAGTGGTGCCGTGAAATGCATGTGGTCAGTGTCCATGATGGTTGTGCTAGGTACACATGCGAATGTGGGCTCTTCGAGCACATGGGGATGCTTTGTTGCCATGCTATCAAG GTTTTAATTCATTTGGGAGTGAGAAAAATACCCAGATTCCATGTCATGAAAAGGTGGACAGTAGATGCCCGCGACAATTCGCCACTTCACCTTCTCCATTACCAAAAGGATCAAGGGCCTCCGCGGTTATCCTCCTACAGGCATACAGCACTACACCTGACCGTGCTCGAGTTTGTCCATCTTGGTGATAGCAATGTCGATGCCTTTGATAGAGCAATGGACATCTTGATTGCAGGCAAGGCAGAGCTGACTGTTTTGGCGGCGGTCAAGGATGGCAAAAGTTTGGTGGACCAAACTCAAATTGGGGAATCAGCCAATCCCACTCAGAGGATGGGCACAAGTTCTTCGCACCCAGACGACATGTGTTCTCAGATGTTCATCTCCACCGAGTGTGGGCTTAGTTCAGTTTCTGGTGAAGCTGGCTCCAGTATGTCACTGTCGACGTTGCTGCCGTCTGATAGGAAGAAGCAGAAGGGTAGGCCAACCACAGTGAGGGACAAACCTGGATATGAGGTCAAGGACGCGCGATCGAGGTTTTGTACGGTTTGTAGGGAGAAAGGGCACCCCGCAGGGGTGATCTTCCGAAAAAACCTCGCAAAATCCCTACCTGCGGCAATTGCGGTGTAG